The genomic interval AACGATGATCCCGTTGACCGCCAAGCTGGGATATACCCTCTGGATCGCCCTGTGGGTGCCGTTGATCCAGACCACTTACGGGCCTCAGAACTTCTTCTGGCTTTGCAATATCGCTCAGCTGATCCTGCTGTATGCCATCTGGCGCGAGAACCGGTTACTGCTCGCCAGCCAGAGCGGGATGTTTTTTCTGGTGGGAAGCGGATGGACGCTGGATCTGGTGGTGGCGATGGCCCTGGGCGGCTACAGCGTCACCGGTTTCACCACCTACATGTTCAACCCGGACATTTCACTGGTGGTCCGGCTGTCTTCGCTTTACCACACGGCGCTGCCGCCGTTCCTGCTATGGCTGGCCTGGCGGGTTGGGCATGACCGTCGCGGGCCCTGGCTGCAGTGCCTGATCGGCGCTGCGGGGGTCATTGGCGGGTGGCTCTTTACCGACCCGGAGCGCAATATCAACTGGGTGTATGAGTTCTTCGGCCTGGCCGCTCTGGTGGATTCCACCGCGCTGTGGGTGGCCTGCCTGCTGGTGATTTATCCACTGACGTTGTTCTTCCCCGGCGACTGGCTGTTTCGACGGTTTCTGCGCTGGCTTGGCTAGGCCGTCGACCCGGCTGGAGACACGGTTAGACCAGGATGACCAGCCACACCAGAACCGCCACCGCGATACTCACGAATACCGCTGCCGAGCCCACATCCTTGGCTTTCGCGGACATCGGATGCTTCTCCGGTCCGAATCGATCGATGGCGGACTCCACCCCGGTGTTCAGCAGCTCGGTAATCAGTACCAGCCCGATGCTGCCGATCAGAAGCGCCCGCTCGACACCGTCGCTGCCCAGCCAGATCGCCAGCGGAATGAGCACCACCGCCAGATAGACCTCGAGGCGGAAGGCGGCCTCGTCTTTGAATGCCTGCCGCAGGCCGGTCAGGGAGCAGCGGGTCGCTTGTATCAGCCGATGCATTTGATTGAACGCACTCCGGTCAACCCGCGGTCATGTTCGCAGAAAAAACACCAGCGTCGTCGCTGCGCCCACTATAACGATGAACGCTCTCAACGCCGCGGGATGAACCCGACGCCCGATGGTAACGCCCAGCACCCCGCCCGCGCTGGCAGCAACAGCCATGGGCAGCACTTGCAACCAGGAGACTAATCCACCCATCGCATAAACCACTACAGCAACCAGCGTTAACACCGCAGAAAGCAGATTTTTCAGAGCATTGGCCGCGTTTAAATCATGGACACCCATCAGCCGGACTGCCGCGAGTATCACGATCCCCATGCCGCCATTGAAATAGCCGCCGTAGAGGCTGACCCCAACGATGCCCGCACGGCCCCAGAAATGCCCACCCCGCCGGGCTTTCGCCATCAGCAGCCCGTGGAGGCGTGGCCCAAAGGCGAACAGCAGGGTGGCAAACAGCAAAAGCCACGGCACGATCAACGAAAAAGCCTCGTTGGAGCTCACCAGCAGCAGCGTGGCACCCAGCGTCCCGCCAATAGCTCCGAGGATCACCACTAGGAGCACGGACAGCCCGGCGGGGGAGCGGATGAACTCACGGCCACTCCAGGCACTGGCCAGATACCCGGGCAGCAGCGCCGTGGTCCCCGTGGCATTGGCCATCACCGGTGGCACACCGGTCAAAACCAGAGCCGGAAGCGTAAAGAAACTACCGCCCCCGGCCAATGCGTTAAGCAGGCCGCCGGCAAAGGCGGCCACCGTTATCACAACGAGATTCACTGATTGGTCGAGCATGACGGCAGAGTCTACGCCAGCCGTGGGCTAACCGGCCCCTCCACCACCAATCGCTTCCAGCCCAGAAAACCCTCCAGGTCCACTTGATAAGGGCCCCGATCCAGGCTCGCCGCGCGATAGACCGTAACGCCCTCATCGGCTTGCACCTCAAAACCCGCCGAATCGTCCGGCACCCGGGGTTCGGCCATGGGGATCAGGGCGGTGCCACCACAACAGCCGTGCTGAGGGGCCGCCCGCAGCGTCACTGCCCCGCCCCGCTGCTGCACCCAATCTCGGGCGGCTGGCGTCAAGCGCACCGATACCATGAGTCAGGCGCTGGCCGCTGGCATGGACTCTGACGGCGCATCGGCGGGGAACCAGTTCCGGGTGCGGTTGGCAATGCGCACCAGCGCCAGCATCAGCGGAACCTCTACCAGCACGCCCACCACCGTGGCCAGCGCCGCTCCGGACTGCAGACCGAACAGGGCGATGGCCGCGGCCACGGCCAGCTCAAAGAAGTTACTGGCACCAATCAGTGCGCCGGGGGCGGCCACCGAGTGCCGGACTCGCCAGGCTTTGGCCCAGCGATAGGCGATAAAGAACACCAGGAAGGTCTGGATAATCAGCGGAATGGCGATCAGCAGGATATGCAGCGGGTTGTTGAGAATCACCTCGCCCTGGAAGGCAAACAACAGAATCAGCGTCAAAATCAGGCCAATGGGCGTCACCGGCGCCAGGCGTTTCATGAACACCCCGTCGAACCATTCCAGACCCCGACGACGGATCATGAGCACCCGGGTGAGATAGCCCGCCGTGAGCGGGATGACAATGTAGAGAAACACCGACAGCGCCACCGTGTCCCAGGGCACCTGAATGTCGGAAATGCCCAGCAGGAAAACCACAATCGGGGCGAAGGCAAACAGCATGATCAGATCATTCACCGACACCTGCACCAGCGTGTAAGCCGCATCCCCCCGGGTAAGGTAGCTCCAGACGAAGACCATGGCCGTACACGGAGCTGCCCCGAGGAGAATCGCCCCAGCCAGGTACTCCCGAGCAAGGGCCTCGGGAATGAAGGGCTGGAACACCACCATGAGGAAAAACCAGGCAATGGCGAACATGGTGAAGGGCTTGATCAGCCAGTTTACCGTCGTGGTAATTATCAGGCCCCGGGGCTGCCGGCGCACGCCGAGGATCGACGTGAAATCCACCTGCACCATCATGGGGTAGATCATTGCCCAGATGAGAATCGCCACCGGGATGGAGACCTGGGCGTACTCGAACCGTGCCAGGGTATCCGGCACCACCGGCAGAAACTGCCCGATGAGCACGCCGGCGATCATGCCAAGGGCCACCCACACGGTGAGATAGCGCTCGAAAATTCCCATGCCCTCTTTAATGGAAGGGGCATCCTGAGTGACCGCGGATTCGCTCATGAGACAACCTGCCTTAATTAGGAGAGGGACGGTTCGGCATGCGGGTGAGTCGCTGCCGCGCTCCGGCACCGGGTGCTCCACTGCCGGAGGCTTCAGCCGCGGCAACGATCACCCGGTGCGCCCAGTCCGGCAGACCTTCCGCCAATCGGTAATGCACCCACTGACCCCGCCGCTCGTCGGTCACGACACCGGCATCCCGGAGCTGAGCCAGGTGGCGGG from Spiribacter sp. 2438 carries:
- a CDS encoding metalloregulator ArsR/SmtB family transcription factor, which translates into the protein MTFSPETLFRLLADPTRLQSVMLLHAEGRLCVCELTHALQLSQPKISRHLAQLRDAGVVTDERRGQWVHYRLAEGLPDWAHRVIVAAAEASGSGAPGAGARQRLTRMPNRPSPN
- a CDS encoding CC/Se motif family (seleno)protein; the protein is MQQRGGAVTLRAAPQHGCCGGTALIPMAEPRVPDDSAGFEVQADEGVTVYRAASLDRGPYQVDLEGFLGWKRLVVEGPVSPRLA
- a CDS encoding sulfite exporter TauE/SafE family protein — protein: MLDQSVNLVVITVAAFAGGLLNALAGGGSFFTLPALVLTGVPPVMANATGTTALLPGYLASAWSGREFIRSPAGLSVLLVVILGAIGGTLGATLLLVSSNEAFSLIVPWLLLFATLLFAFGPRLHGLLMAKARRGGHFWGRAGIVGVSLYGGYFNGGMGIVILAAVRLMGVHDLNAANALKNLLSAVLTLVAVVVYAMGGLVSWLQVLPMAVAASAGGVLGVTIGRRVHPAALRAFIVIVGAATTLVFFLRT
- a CDS encoding diacylglycerol kinase, which codes for MHRLIQATRCSLTGLRQAFKDEAAFRLEVYLAVVLIPLAIWLGSDGVERALLIGSIGLVLITELLNTGVESAIDRFGPEKHPMSAKAKDVGSAAVFVSIAVAVLVWLVILV
- the arsB gene encoding ACR3 family arsenite efflux transporter, producing the protein MSESAVTQDAPSIKEGMGIFERYLTVWVALGMIAGVLIGQFLPVVPDTLARFEYAQVSIPVAILIWAMIYPMMVQVDFTSILGVRRQPRGLIITTTVNWLIKPFTMFAIAWFFLMVVFQPFIPEALAREYLAGAILLGAAPCTAMVFVWSYLTRGDAAYTLVQVSVNDLIMLFAFAPIVVFLLGISDIQVPWDTVALSVFLYIVIPLTAGYLTRVLMIRRRGLEWFDGVFMKRLAPVTPIGLILTLILLFAFQGEVILNNPLHILLIAIPLIIQTFLVFFIAYRWAKAWRVRHSVAAPGALIGASNFFELAVAAAIALFGLQSGAALATVVGVLVEVPLMLALVRIANRTRNWFPADAPSESMPAASA